A DNA window from Cetobacterium ceti contains the following coding sequences:
- a CDS encoding tail fiber domain-containing protein has product MKDITTVNVYSNRIETENKIFTVGDKNIPHLLVKFFYKFNISSLKNKKLECSYHLPNKELYKETLLIQNDDFIEFPIHYSTFTNSGWTSLILTIVDGDNRMSLPEIILKTKGYFDSNIFKDVFENKTISNATFVESIPNIGNKYTLSTEFNKIIGEIIAPQGPKGNRGDIGPQGPIGPKGDKGDTGIQGERGPKGDAGIQGITGPQGIQGPPGPKGSQGEKGAQGPRGIQGLPGKNLEFKWFENGILGVRIEGENEYIKTNLKGPQGLTGQQGPIGSQGKTGKPFSISKVYPSIETMNNDFNNKEIENGAFVIINSDISNPDNAKLYVKGITSYKYITDLSGANGIQGPPGPRGAQGIQGNQGPKGEPGDKGIQGPVGPPGPQGQPGKKGDKGDPGAQGPIGPRGIQGIQGIQGERGPKGESGPRGLPGTIDYDLLDKKYLSISGGTITKDLTVQGTIYCNNDIVAFSDERLKKDIRTIKNPLRKLRKINGYNYIKDGKRHIGVLAQEIESIMPELVTKDKKTGYKAVAYGNLTALLIQCIKAQQTQIDFLTKQIKTLNK; this is encoded by the coding sequence ATGAAAGATATAACAACTGTAAATGTATATAGTAACAGAATTGAAACTGAAAATAAAATATTTACAGTAGGAGATAAAAATATTCCACATTTGCTTGTTAAATTTTTTTATAAATTTAATATTTCTTCTTTAAAAAATAAAAAACTAGAATGTTCATATCATTTACCAAATAAAGAATTATATAAAGAAACTTTGCTTATACAAAATGATGATTTTATAGAATTTCCTATTCATTATTCAACATTTACAAATTCAGGATGGACTAGCTTAATCTTAACTATTGTAGATGGAGATAATCGCATGAGTTTGCCTGAAATAATTTTAAAAACTAAAGGTTATTTCGATTCGAATATCTTTAAAGATGTTTTTGAAAATAAAACTATTTCAAATGCTACTTTTGTTGAAAGCATTCCAAATATTGGAAATAAATATACTTTATCTACCGAATTTAACAAAATAATAGGAGAAATTATTGCTCCTCAAGGTCCTAAAGGAAATAGGGGAGATATTGGCCCTCAAGGTCCCATTGGACCAAAAGGAGATAAAGGAGACACAGGTATTCAAGGGGAAAGAGGACCTAAAGGAGATGCGGGTATTCAAGGAATTACAGGGCCTCAAGGAATACAAGGTCCTCCAGGTCCTAAAGGTTCACAGGGTGAAAAAGGCGCTCAAGGACCTAGAGGTATTCAGGGACTTCCTGGTAAGAATCTAGAATTTAAATGGTTTGAAAACGGGATATTAGGAGTTCGTATTGAAGGTGAAAATGAGTATATAAAAACTAATTTGAAAGGTCCTCAAGGTCTTACTGGACAGCAAGGACCTATAGGTTCCCAAGGAAAAACAGGAAAACCCTTTTCTATATCAAAAGTATATCCTTCTATTGAGACAATGAATAATGATTTTAATAATAAAGAAATAGAAAATGGAGCTTTTGTAATTATAAATTCCGATATAAGTAATCCAGATAATGCTAAATTATATGTTAAAGGGATCACATCTTATAAATATATAACAGATTTATCTGGAGCCAATGGAATACAAGGCCCTCCAGGGCCTAGAGGCGCACAAGGAATACAAGGAAATCAAGGACCAAAAGGAGAGCCTGGAGATAAAGGTATTCAAGGTCCTGTTGGCCCTCCCGGACCACAAGGACAACCAGGTAAAAAGGGGGACAAAGGAGATCCTGGGGCTCAAGGTCCCATTGGACCTAGAGGTATTCAGGGAATTCAAGGTATTCAAGGAGAAAGAGGGCCTAAAGGAGAGTCTGGACCTAGAGGACTTCCTGGAACTATTGATTATGATCTCCTTGATAAAAAATATCTCTCTATTTCTGGTGGAACAATAACTAAAGATTTAACTGTTCAAGGAACAATTTATTGTAATAATGATATCGTCGCTTTTTCAGATGAAAGATTAAAAAAAGACATTAGAACAATTAAAAATCCACTCAGAAAATTAAGAAAAATAAATGGATATAACTATATAAAAGATGGAAAAAGACATATTGGTGTCCTTGCCCAAGAAATAGAATCTATCATGCCAGAACTCGTTACAAAAGATAAAAAAACTGGTTATAAGGCTGTCGCTTATGGAAATTTAACAGCTCTTCTCATTCAGTGTATAAAAGCGCAACAAACACAAATAGATTTTTTAACAAAACAAATCAAAACTTTAAATAAGTAA